A DNA window from Actinokineospora baliensis contains the following coding sequences:
- a CDS encoding carboxypeptidase regulatory-like domain-containing protein: protein MDDYEMDPAEQEYWLAQVARLVDELDPVPPGLVERAQFAIDLEDIDAEVELEAARWADQRPLAGVRGGAPGTITFFVGDLTVMVNVTRTGEKQRIDGWLVPAGEHGVEVRVADHGSTATTADEGGRFVLTEVPRGTTQILVRMNGGKPRTVVTPTVEL, encoded by the coding sequence ATGGACGACTACGAGATGGACCCGGCCGAGCAGGAGTACTGGCTGGCCCAGGTCGCCAGGCTGGTCGACGAACTCGACCCGGTCCCCCCCGGTCTGGTCGAGCGGGCCCAGTTCGCCATCGACCTCGAGGACATCGACGCCGAGGTGGAGCTGGAGGCCGCGCGGTGGGCCGACCAGCGCCCGCTGGCGGGCGTGCGCGGCGGCGCACCGGGGACCATCACCTTCTTCGTCGGCGACCTGACGGTGATGGTCAACGTGACCAGGACCGGCGAGAAGCAGCGCATCGACGGGTGGTTGGTGCCCGCGGGCGAGCACGGGGTCGAGGTCCGCGTGGCCGACCACGGCTCGACCGCGACCACGGCCGACGAGGGCGGCCGCTTCGTGCTCACGGAGGTGCCGCGGGGCACCACGCAGATCCTGGTGCGGATGAACGGCGGCAAGCCGCGCACCGTGGTCACCCCTACTGTGGAGCTATAG
- a CDS encoding RNA polymerase sigma factor, with protein sequence MTELHATRTNPPWEGLEGTERHAACVIAARDGHKGALDVLVAELTPLVWHISRGAGLDRSAAEDVAQTVWLALLRHLDSIAEPRAVVGWLITTTRREAKRTRQRSATQVELPPEVAEHVPSTEPQPEAEALRTERDHTLWSAFHRLDQRCQELLRLTVLAGRAEYKVVAEVLRMPHGSIGPTRGRCLTALRALYDNGDGGR encoded by the coding sequence GTGACCGAGCTCCACGCGACGAGGACGAACCCGCCGTGGGAGGGCCTGGAGGGTACCGAGCGGCACGCCGCGTGCGTGATCGCCGCCAGAGACGGCCACAAGGGGGCGCTCGACGTCCTGGTGGCCGAGCTGACCCCGTTGGTGTGGCACATCTCCAGAGGCGCCGGACTGGACCGCTCAGCGGCCGAGGACGTCGCCCAGACGGTGTGGCTGGCGCTGCTGCGCCACCTCGACTCGATCGCCGAACCGCGAGCGGTGGTCGGCTGGCTGATCACCACCACCCGGCGCGAGGCCAAGCGCACCAGGCAGCGGTCGGCCACCCAGGTCGAGCTGCCCCCGGAGGTCGCCGAACACGTACCGAGCACCGAACCGCAGCCGGAGGCCGAGGCGCTGCGCACCGAGCGCGACCACACCCTGTGGTCGGCTTTCCACCGGCTGGACCAGCGCTGCCAGGAGCTGCTCCGGCTCACCGTGCTGGCCGGGCGCGCGGAGTACAAGGTCGTCGCCGAGGTGCTGCGGATGCCGCACGGGAGCATCGGACCGACGCGGGGGCGATGCCTCACCGCACTGCGCGCGCTGTACGACAATGGGGATGGTGGCAGATGA
- a CDS encoding protease inhibitor I42 family protein yields the protein MALVQLSALDAEGPTELHRGDTVELRLPESATTGFRWRWWLPEALRMIADEHVPATVGAGAPGSAGERRLAFDVTTSGRHELRAELARPWEGQARQALTFVLHAR from the coding sequence GTGGCGCTGGTGCAGCTGTCGGCTCTGGACGCCGAGGGGCCAACCGAGTTGCACCGGGGGGATACCGTCGAGTTGCGACTCCCGGAGTCCGCGACCACCGGCTTCCGGTGGCGCTGGTGGCTCCCGGAAGCACTGCGCATGATCGCCGACGAGCACGTCCCGGCGACGGTCGGCGCCGGTGCGCCGGGTTCCGCCGGCGAGCGGCGGCTGGCCTTCGACGTCACCACGTCGGGGCGGCACGAACTCCGGGCCGAATTGGCCAGACCGTGGGAAGGGCAGGCGCGTCAGGCCCTGACGTTCGTCCTGCACGCGCGTTAG
- a CDS encoding PspC domain-containing protein, translated as MTNDMYTKVNQQTRKFRRSRSDRMVAGVCGGIAKAMGIEAPIVRIGLVAATLLGFGTGAVIYLACWILLPEED; from the coding sequence ATGACGAACGACATGTACACCAAGGTCAACCAGCAGACCCGCAAGTTCCGCCGCAGCCGGTCCGACCGGATGGTGGCAGGCGTGTGCGGCGGCATCGCCAAGGCCATGGGGATCGAGGCGCCGATCGTGCGCATCGGCCTGGTCGCCGCGACGCTGCTGGGCTTCGGCACCGGCGCGGTCATCTACCTGGCCTGCTGGATCCTGCTCCCCGAGGAGGACTGA
- a CDS encoding AAA family ATPase, whose product MRVRTPAEMASALDQVGYLADEGLATAAYLAVAMGRPLFCEGEPGTGKTALATALASALGVELVRLQCYEGIDATQALYEWDFPRQLLELRAGTSVESLYTRRFLLARPLLRALESPCVLLVDEIDRADDEFEAFLLEVLSESAVTVPELGEIRAAVPPLVVLTSNRTREVHDALKRRCLYHWLDHPSLDRELAILRKRLPGLEERLATQVVTAVRRLREMELLKPPGVAETIDWAAALVALGRESADVSTAALTLGAVLKYREDVDRVVAAGLDALLAG is encoded by the coding sequence ATGCGGGTCCGGACTCCGGCCGAGATGGCCAGCGCGCTCGACCAGGTCGGGTACCTGGCCGACGAAGGCCTCGCCACGGCCGCCTACCTCGCCGTGGCGATGGGGCGGCCGCTGTTCTGCGAGGGGGAGCCGGGCACAGGTAAGACGGCCCTGGCGACCGCGTTGGCCTCGGCGTTGGGTGTCGAGCTCGTGCGGCTCCAGTGCTACGAAGGCATAGACGCCACGCAGGCCCTCTATGAGTGGGACTTCCCGCGGCAGCTTCTTGAGCTAAGAGCTGGTACGTCCGTCGAGTCGCTCTACACGCGGAGGTTCCTCCTAGCTCGACCGTTGCTGCGGGCGTTGGAGTCGCCGTGTGTGCTGTTGGTCGACGAGATCGACCGCGCGGACGACGAGTTCGAGGCGTTCTTGCTGGAGGTGTTGAGCGAGAGCGCGGTGACGGTGCCGGAGCTAGGGGAGATCCGCGCCGCAGTGCCGCCGTTGGTGGTTCTTACGTCGAATCGGACGCGAGAGGTGCACGACGCTCTTAAGCGGCGATGCCTCTACCACTGGTTGGATCACCCTTCGCTTGATCGTGAACTCGCGATTCTCCGGAAACGGCTACCGGGCTTGGAAGAGCGGTTGGCGACCCAGGTTGTAACGGCCGTTAGGCGGCTGCGTGAGATGGAGTTGTTGAAGCCACCAGGAGTGGCTGAGACGATTGACTGGGCGGCCGCTCTTGTCGCCTTGGGGCGCGAAAGCGCTGACGTGTCGACGGCGGCCCTGACGCTGGGTGCGGTCTTGAAGTACCGCGAGGACGTCGACCGGGTCGTGGCCGCCGGGCTGGACGCGCTCCTCGCCGGTTGA
- a CDS encoding M1 family metallopeptidase, with amino-acid sequence MSAKADPARAGQPGASTSPDPYLPNHGNGGYRVLHYDLDLTYRVGPGRLEGRARITAVATQALSRFSLDFAGLRSGKVSVNGKPVRYAQRGKKLQITPNRALPDGGRFTVEIRYTGSPAPIPSHWGEIGWDYLDDGVIVASQPVGAPSWFPCNDHPSDKATYRISVAVASSYQVVATGVLEAKQSSASLTRWDFRLSQPTPTYLVSVQIGRYTESSFATVPMMHAAVPARLAAPFEHDFGRQPRMLVEFERMFGPYPFEQYGVVVVDAELDAPIEAQSLSVFGSNHVDGVRGSERLVAHELAHQWFGNSLTVARWQHIWLNEGFANYAEWLWSEASGGEPADNHARRAWRQLSDLPQDLRIADPGTRHLFDDRVYLRGAVTLHALRLRLGDERFFALLKVWTSAHRHSTVTTEEFTTLAQRHTPWPLTELFASWLNSPVLPAFPRRTPGADRE; translated from the coding sequence ATGAGCGCCAAGGCTGACCCGGCTCGCGCCGGGCAGCCCGGCGCGAGCACATCACCGGACCCCTACCTGCCCAACCACGGCAACGGCGGCTACCGGGTGCTGCACTACGACCTGGACCTGACCTACCGCGTCGGTCCCGGCAGGCTCGAGGGCCGCGCCAGGATCACCGCGGTGGCCACCCAGGCCTTATCGCGGTTCAGCCTGGACTTCGCGGGGTTGCGCAGCGGCAAGGTCAGCGTCAACGGCAAGCCGGTCCGCTACGCCCAGCGCGGCAAGAAGCTGCAGATCACCCCGAACCGCGCCCTGCCGGACGGCGGCCGGTTCACCGTGGAGATCCGCTACACCGGCTCACCGGCGCCGATCCCCAGCCACTGGGGCGAGATCGGGTGGGACTACCTCGACGACGGCGTGATCGTCGCGAGCCAACCGGTCGGCGCGCCGTCCTGGTTCCCGTGCAACGACCACCCCAGCGACAAGGCGACCTACCGGATCTCGGTGGCGGTCGCCTCGTCGTACCAGGTGGTCGCCACCGGGGTGCTGGAGGCCAAGCAGTCGTCGGCCAGCCTGACCAGGTGGGACTTCCGGCTCTCGCAGCCGACCCCGACGTACCTGGTGAGCGTCCAAATCGGACGGTACACCGAGTCGTCGTTCGCGACGGTGCCGATGATGCACGCCGCAGTGCCCGCCAGGCTCGCCGCGCCGTTCGAGCACGACTTCGGCCGCCAGCCGCGGATGCTGGTCGAGTTCGAGCGGATGTTCGGCCCGTACCCGTTCGAGCAGTACGGGGTGGTCGTGGTCGACGCCGAGCTGGACGCCCCGATCGAGGCCCAGTCGCTGTCGGTGTTCGGCAGCAACCACGTCGACGGCGTGCGCGGCAGCGAGCGGCTCGTCGCGCACGAACTGGCGCACCAGTGGTTCGGCAACAGCCTCACCGTGGCGCGGTGGCAGCACATCTGGCTCAACGAGGGCTTCGCGAACTACGCGGAGTGGCTGTGGTCAGAGGCCTCCGGCGGCGAGCCCGCCGACAACCACGCCCGACGCGCGTGGCGCCAACTGTCGGACCTGCCGCAGGACCTGCGCATCGCCGACCCGGGCACCCGGCACCTGTTCGACGACCGCGTGTACCTGCGCGGCGCGGTCACCCTGCACGCGCTGCGCCTGCGGCTGGGCGACGAGCGGTTCTTCGCGCTGCTGAAGGTGTGGACTTCGGCGCACCGGCACAGCACGGTCACAACCGAGGAATTCACGACATTGGCGCAGCGGCACACCCCGTGGCCGCTGACCGAGTTGTTCGCGAGCTGGCTGAACTCGCCCGTTCTGCCCGCGTTCCCACGCCGAACGCCTGGCGCGGACCGGGAGTAG
- a CDS encoding Pls/PosA family non-ribosomal peptide synthetase: MTMVHPPAPLLTALDPLADAAALGLAVFRAGPESAPRTLVDVLTATAARHPDADAIDDGTTVLSYRALLAEVGTLAARLAEAGVGRGDRVGIRAPSGTADLYICILAALAAGAAYVPVDFDDPDERAELVFGEANACAILGEHRSITLRPGATPLGRPGAPTTEDDAWIIFTSGSTGKPKGVAVSHRSAAAFVDAEAELFLPDEPINADDRVLAGLSVAFDASCEEMWLAWRNGACLVAAPRALVRTGVDLGPWLVEKAITVVSTVPTLAALWPADALDDIRLLIFGGEACPPELAERLAIEGREVWNTYGPTEATVVACGARMTGEGPVRIGLPLDGWELAVVDEAGELVPMGGTGQLVIGGAGLARYLDPVKDAEKFAALPALSWDRAYRSGDMVKAEPEGLLFLGRADEQIKLGGRRIELGEVDAALQGLPNVAGAAAAVRTTAAGNQLLVGYVVATEGFDADAAVEQLRTELPAALVPLIAEVDTLPTRTSGKVDRNALPWPLDLDTSEVDTAALTDTQRWLAGLWRDLLGVAVSSPRADFFANGGGSLSAAQLVSKIREQYSSIAVADLYQHPTLGKLADHIDAAAASTQVDRVVLPTPRRAQVIQTLLTLPMLTVVGARWVVALAAVNNILGFSWAPHVSWWLVLAGWFVFLSPWGRMALAAGSARLLLRGVKPGSYPRGGSVHLRLWAAERIVDLTGAAGLQGAPWMTHYARALGARIGDEVDLHSLPPVTGMLRLGRGAAIEPEVDLSGHWLDGDVLHIGQVRVDAHATVGARSTLFPGSRVGKRAEVAAGSGVLGVVPAGQRWSGSPAARTGKANATGSRPARRRRWVAIYAMTSFVLSVLPIAAAVPALLVLSAFLEGTTTLGAATVQAMVAVPAVTLTWMAAYALLILVLVRLLSLRLRAGKHAVHSRVAWQAWATERLMEMARSGLFPMYASLLTPVWLRALGMKVGKRVEASTVLALPSMTTVGDGAFLADDTMIGSYELGGGWLRIGEASIGKRAFLGNSGMTAPGRAVPKRGLVGVLSSTPKKAKAGSSYLGMPPIKLPRTVEDSDESKTFDPPKRLMVARALVEVCRVVPVMASTALLFLVAAALTYTGFWLGLAVAGLLLFGAGVVACLVAIAAKWALVGRFGTVDHPLWSSFVWRNELADTFVEMLAVPWFATWAHGSPLLSVWLRGLGAKIGKGAWVETYWLPEADLVHVGDGATVNRGCVLQTHLFHDRVMRMAQVTVGEGGTLGPHGIVLPGASIGERTTVGPASLVMRGESVPDGSRWLGNPIAAWPGKR; the protein is encoded by the coding sequence ATGACGATGGTCCACCCCCCGGCTCCTCTGCTCACCGCCCTCGACCCGCTCGCCGACGCCGCGGCGCTGGGGCTCGCCGTGTTCCGCGCGGGCCCGGAGAGCGCACCGCGCACCCTGGTCGACGTGCTGACCGCCACCGCCGCCCGGCACCCCGACGCGGACGCCATCGACGACGGCACCACCGTGCTCAGCTACCGCGCCCTGCTGGCCGAGGTCGGCACCCTGGCCGCGCGGCTGGCCGAGGCCGGTGTCGGCCGCGGCGACCGGGTGGGCATCCGCGCCCCGTCCGGCACCGCCGACCTCTACATCTGCATCCTCGCCGCGCTCGCCGCCGGTGCCGCCTACGTGCCGGTCGACTTCGACGACCCGGACGAGCGCGCCGAACTGGTCTTCGGCGAGGCAAACGCTTGCGCGATCCTCGGTGAGCACCGGTCCATCACCCTGCGGCCCGGCGCCACCCCGCTCGGGCGCCCCGGCGCGCCGACCACCGAGGACGACGCCTGGATCATCTTCACCTCAGGCTCCACTGGTAAGCCCAAGGGCGTCGCGGTGAGCCACCGCAGCGCCGCCGCGTTCGTGGACGCCGAGGCGGAGCTGTTCCTGCCCGACGAGCCCATCAACGCCGACGACCGCGTCTTGGCGGGCCTGTCCGTCGCGTTCGACGCCTCGTGCGAGGAGATGTGGCTGGCCTGGCGCAACGGGGCGTGCCTCGTCGCCGCGCCGCGCGCTCTGGTGCGCACCGGCGTCGACCTGGGCCCGTGGCTGGTCGAGAAGGCCATCACCGTGGTGTCGACCGTGCCGACGCTGGCCGCGCTGTGGCCCGCCGACGCGCTCGACGACATCCGGCTGCTGATCTTCGGCGGCGAGGCGTGCCCGCCCGAGCTGGCCGAGCGGCTGGCCATCGAGGGCCGGGAGGTGTGGAACACCTACGGCCCGACCGAGGCGACCGTGGTGGCCTGCGGCGCCAGGATGACCGGCGAGGGCCCGGTGCGCATCGGCCTGCCGCTCGACGGCTGGGAGCTGGCCGTCGTCGACGAGGCTGGCGAGCTGGTGCCGATGGGCGGCACCGGCCAGCTCGTCATCGGTGGCGCGGGCCTGGCCCGCTACCTGGACCCGGTGAAGGACGCCGAGAAGTTCGCCGCGCTGCCCGCGCTGTCGTGGGACCGCGCGTACCGCAGTGGCGACATGGTGAAGGCCGAACCCGAGGGGCTGCTGTTCCTCGGCCGGGCCGACGAGCAGATCAAGCTCGGCGGTAGGCGCATCGAACTCGGCGAGGTCGATGCCGCGCTGCAGGGCCTGCCGAACGTGGCTGGCGCTGCCGCCGCTGTTCGCACTACGGCCGCCGGTAACCAACTTCTTGTCGGCTACGTGGTCGCGACCGAGGGTTTCGACGCTGACGCCGCTGTGGAGCAGCTGCGGACCGAGCTCCCGGCCGCTTTGGTGCCTCTTATCGCCGAAGTCGACACCCTGCCGACCCGCACGTCCGGCAAGGTCGACCGCAACGCACTGCCGTGGCCGCTGGACCTCGACACCTCCGAGGTCGACACGGCAGCGCTGACCGACACCCAGCGCTGGCTGGCCGGTCTCTGGCGCGACCTGCTCGGTGTGGCGGTCAGCAGCCCGAGGGCCGACTTCTTCGCCAACGGCGGTGGCAGCCTGTCCGCCGCGCAGCTGGTCTCGAAGATCCGCGAGCAGTATTCGAGCATCGCGGTCGCGGACCTCTACCAGCACCCCACGCTGGGCAAGCTCGCCGACCACATCGACGCGGCCGCGGCCAGCACCCAGGTCGACCGGGTCGTCCTGCCGACGCCGCGCCGCGCGCAGGTCATCCAGACGCTCTTGACCCTCCCGATGCTGACGGTCGTTGGCGCCCGGTGGGTCGTCGCACTGGCTGCGGTGAACAACATCTTGGGCTTCTCGTGGGCGCCCCACGTGTCGTGGTGGCTCGTCCTCGCGGGCTGGTTCGTCTTCCTGAGCCCGTGGGGTCGTATGGCCCTCGCGGCCGGTAGCGCACGCCTGCTGCTGCGCGGCGTGAAACCGGGCTCGTACCCGCGTGGCGGCAGTGTCCACCTGCGGCTGTGGGCCGCGGAACGGATCGTGGACCTTACGGGCGCCGCCGGGCTCCAAGGGGCGCCGTGGATGACGCACTACGCGCGTGCACTCGGCGCGCGGATCGGCGACGAGGTCGACCTGCACTCGCTGCCGCCGGTCACCGGCATGCTGCGGCTTGGTCGCGGCGCGGCCATCGAGCCCGAGGTGGACCTCTCCGGCCATTGGCTGGACGGCGACGTACTGCACATCGGCCAGGTTCGGGTGGACGCCCACGCCACGGTCGGCGCGCGCAGCACGCTGTTCCCCGGTTCGCGGGTGGGTAAGCGTGCCGAGGTCGCTGCGGGCTCTGGTGTGCTCGGCGTAGTTCCCGCCGGGCAGCGTTGGTCCGGGTCCCCCGCCGCGCGCACCGGTAAGGCCAACGCCACCGGCTCCCGTCCCGCGCGTCGTCGTCGCTGGGTGGCCATCTACGCGATGACGTCGTTCGTGCTGAGTGTGCTGCCGATCGCGGCAGCCGTACCGGCGCTGCTGGTGCTGTCCGCGTTCCTCGAAGGGACGACGACGCTCGGCGCTGCGACTGTCCAGGCGATGGTGGCGGTTCCGGCCGTGACGCTGACCTGGATGGCCGCGTACGCGCTGCTCATCCTGGTCCTGGTTCGGCTGCTGTCGCTACGCCTCCGGGCTGGTAAGCACGCCGTGCACAGCCGCGTCGCGTGGCAGGCCTGGGCGACCGAGCGACTGATGGAGATGGCCCGCTCCGGGCTGTTCCCGATGTACGCGAGCCTGCTGACCCCGGTGTGGCTACGGGCGCTTGGCATGAAGGTCGGCAAGCGGGTCGAGGCATCGACGGTGCTGGCACTGCCGAGCATGACCACCGTTGGCGATGGCGCCTTCCTCGCCGACGACACGATGATCGGCTCTTACGAGCTCGGCGGCGGTTGGCTGCGGATCGGCGAGGCGAGCATCGGAAAGCGCGCCTTCCTCGGCAACTCCGGCATGACCGCGCCCGGCCGGGCTGTCCCCAAGCGGGGCCTCGTCGGTGTGCTGTCCTCTACGCCTAAGAAGGCCAAGGCTGGCTCCTCTTACCTTGGTATGCCGCCAATCAAGCTGCCGCGCACGGTTGAAGACTCCGACGAGAGCAAGACCTTCGATCCGCCTAAGAGGCTCATGGTCGCGCGCGCGTTGGTTGAGGTGTGCCGCGTGGTTCCGGTCATGGCGTCAACCGCGCTTCTGTTCCTGGTCGCGGCAGCGCTGACCTACACCGGTTTCTGGCTGGGCCTCGCGGTTGCGGGTCTCCTGCTGTTCGGCGCGGGTGTTGTCGCTTGCCTAGTGGCGATCGCGGCGAAGTGGGCACTGGTGGGTCGCTTCGGCACTGTGGACCATCCGCTGTGGAGCTCGTTCGTGTGGCGCAACGAGTTGGCGGACACCTTCGTCGAGATGCTCGCAGTGCCGTGGTTCGCGACTTGGGCGCACGGCTCGCCGCTGCTGTCCGTGTGGCTGCGCGGCCTGGGCGCCAAGATCGGCAAGGGCGCGTGGGTGGAGACCTATTGGCTGCCCGAAGCCGACCTCGTGCACGTCGGCGACGGCGCCACGGTCAACCGCGGCTGCGTGCTGCAGACCCACCTGTTCCACGACCGCGTGATGCGCATGGCGCAGGTGACCGTGGGCGAGGGCGGCACGCTCGGTCCGCACGGGATCGTGCTGCCCGGCGCGTCCATCGGCGAACGGACCACTGTGGGCCCGGCGTCGCTGGTCATGCGGGGTGAATCGGTACCGGACGGCAGTCGCTGGCTGGGCAACCCGATCGCCGCGTGGCCGGGCAAGCGCTGA
- a CDS encoding PadR family transcriptional regulator, with protein MDVVREFANGALRLRVLRYAANEEVHGALLTEELAARGHRVSPGTLYPLLHRLQEAGLLKSRTEVVGGRRVRRYRTTKRGKKVLADCKAVLAELADDVA; from the coding sequence ATGGATGTGGTGCGTGAGTTCGCCAACGGGGCGCTGCGGTTGCGGGTGCTGCGCTACGCGGCCAACGAGGAGGTCCACGGGGCCTTGCTGACCGAGGAGTTGGCCGCACGGGGGCACCGCGTGTCGCCGGGCACGCTGTACCCGCTGCTGCACCGGCTGCAGGAGGCCGGGCTGCTCAAGTCGCGCACCGAGGTCGTCGGCGGCAGGCGGGTCCGCCGCTACCGGACGACCAAACGCGGCAAGAAGGTCCTGGCCGACTGCAAGGCCGTGCTGGCCGAACTGGCCGACGACGTGGCCTGA
- a CDS encoding vWA domain-containing protein, whose product MSQVAPLPGFVGFAVALRAAGVNCGSERVRAYLAAIELLDLADVNQAYWAGRLTLCSEPDDLPRYDNAFHAWFSGDTPRAPRPTQDPRPKRGHIAALVAGRSTDGESATHIDPLASSAEVLRHRDLADLTAAERAHLREMIDLLRPEPPQRPAVRWRPNRRGRVDERRTLRMMRATGGEPMRIARKRRASRPRRVVLLVDVSGSMTPYADALLRFAHAMARRAPTEVFTLGTRLTRLTRQLRQRDPEQALTAAARAVPDFAGGTRLGETLRAFLDRWGQRGVARQAVVVLFSDGWERGDPSLLAAQMARLSRLAHRVLWVNPHAGAASYEPVQSGIAAALPHVDRLLAGHSVATLDLLLREVRRA is encoded by the coding sequence GTGAGTCAGGTAGCCCCGCTCCCCGGTTTCGTCGGGTTCGCAGTGGCGTTGCGAGCCGCTGGCGTGAACTGCGGTTCAGAGCGCGTAAGGGCCTACCTGGCTGCCATAGAGCTGCTCGACCTCGCAGACGTCAACCAGGCCTACTGGGCGGGCAGGCTCACCCTGTGCTCCGAGCCCGACGACCTGCCCCGCTACGACAACGCCTTCCACGCCTGGTTCAGCGGTGACACCCCACGCGCGCCTAGGCCGACCCAGGACCCTCGGCCAAAGCGCGGTCACATCGCTGCTCTAGTCGCGGGCAGGTCCACTGATGGCGAGAGCGCTACTCACATAGACCCGCTGGCCAGCTCCGCGGAGGTCCTGCGGCACCGGGATCTTGCCGACCTCACTGCCGCGGAGCGGGCACACCTGCGCGAGATGATCGACCTTTTGCGTCCCGAGCCACCCCAGCGACCTGCGGTGCGGTGGCGCCCCAACCGACGCGGCCGGGTCGACGAGCGCCGCACGCTGCGCATGATGCGTGCCACGGGCGGCGAGCCCATGCGCATCGCCCGTAAACGCCGGGCCAGTAGGCCTCGTCGGGTGGTCCTGCTGGTCGACGTGTCCGGCTCGATGACGCCCTACGCAGACGCGCTGCTGCGTTTCGCACACGCTATGGCTCGTCGCGCGCCTACAGAGGTGTTCACCCTCGGGACCCGCCTAACGCGGCTCACTCGACAACTACGCCAACGCGACCCCGAACAGGCTCTTACCGCTGCCGCCCGCGCGGTGCCCGACTTCGCCGGTGGTACCCGGCTCGGTGAGACGCTCCGGGCGTTCTTGGACCGCTGGGGTCAACGGGGTGTCGCGCGGCAGGCGGTCGTCGTGCTGTTCTCCGACGGGTGGGAGCGCGGCGACCCGTCGCTACTCGCCGCCCAGATGGCCAGGCTGAGCCGCCTCGCGCACCGGGTGCTCTGGGTCAACCCGCACGCGGGAGCAGCGTCCTACGAGCCCGTGCAGTCCGGCATCGCGGCGGCACTACCGCACGTTGACCGGTTGCTCGCCGGGCACAGCGTGGCCACACTCGACCTCTTGCTCCGGGAGGTGCGCCGTGCGTGA
- a CDS encoding XdhC family protein, whose translation MRDVLDEVLRRYQAGEPVALGTVVATFSSAPRSPGAAMVVATDGTVTGSVSGGCVEGAVYELGREVLDTGSPVLQRYGVSDDDAFGVGLTCGGIIDIYVERIAADTFAEFEQLAESVRAEVPVAVATVVAHSDPDRLGRRILVWTDRHAGSTGSDRVDAAVVDDARGLLAAGRTGMLGYGPDGERRGEGMSVFVSSFEPPPRMLVFGAIDFAAAMARMGAYLGYRVTVCDARPVFATTSRFPSAHEVVVDWPHRYLERQLAEGKVDERTVVTVLTHDPKFDVPVLQVALRAKLGYVGAMGSRRTHADRLARLRDAGLTEADLTALASPIGLDLGARTPEETAVSIAAEIIATRWGGGGQRLSVLSGRIHG comes from the coding sequence GTGCGTGACGTGCTCGACGAGGTCCTGCGCCGCTACCAGGCGGGCGAGCCGGTCGCTCTCGGGACCGTCGTCGCCACCTTCTCGTCCGCACCGAGGTCACCTGGCGCAGCCATGGTGGTCGCGACGGATGGCACCGTCACCGGCAGTGTCTCTGGGGGGTGCGTCGAAGGAGCCGTCTACGAACTCGGCAGGGAAGTCCTCGACACCGGTAGTCCTGTTCTGCAGCGCTATGGCGTGAGCGATGACGACGCCTTCGGGGTGGGTCTTACCTGCGGCGGGATCATCGACATCTATGTAGAGCGCATCGCCGCCGACACCTTCGCCGAGTTCGAGCAGCTCGCCGAGTCGGTGCGGGCCGAGGTCCCCGTCGCTGTCGCGACCGTCGTCGCCCACAGCGACCCGGACCGGCTGGGGCGGCGCATCCTCGTCTGGACGGACCGGCACGCCGGGAGCACCGGCTCGGACCGGGTCGACGCCGCCGTCGTCGACGACGCCCGCGGCCTGCTCGCGGCGGGGCGCACCGGCATGCTCGGGTACGGCCCGGACGGGGAGCGGCGCGGCGAGGGCATGTCGGTGTTCGTCAGCTCGTTCGAACCACCGCCCCGCATGCTGGTGTTCGGCGCGATCGACTTCGCGGCCGCCATGGCGCGGATGGGCGCCTACCTCGGCTACCGGGTCACGGTCTGCGACGCGCGGCCCGTCTTCGCCACGACCAGCAGGTTCCCCAGCGCCCACGAGGTGGTGGTCGACTGGCCGCACCGCTACCTGGAGCGGCAGCTCGCCGAGGGCAAGGTCGACGAGCGCACGGTCGTCACGGTCCTGACCCACGACCCCAAGTTCGACGTCCCCGTCCTGCAGGTCGCGCTGCGCGCGAAGCTCGGCTACGTCGGTGCCATGGGGTCGCGGCGCACCCACGCGGACCGGCTGGCCCGCCTGCGCGACGCCGGTCTGACCGAGGCCGACCTGACTGCGCTGGCTTCGCCTATAGGCCTCGACCTGGGCGCGCGGACCCCGGAGGAGACCGCCGTGTCGATCGCGGCGGAGATCATCGCGACCCGGTGGGGCGGTGGCGGGCAGCGGCTGTCCGTCCTGTCCGGACGCATCCACGGCTAG